Proteins found in one Amphiura filiformis chromosome 14, Afil_fr2py, whole genome shotgun sequence genomic segment:
- the LOC140168921 gene encoding lactadherin-like, with the protein MESDEILDADITASATKEGYTATDARLNGIGAWAADDFTIEWIQADIGYQTYVSGVITQGDGNDGSWNSWVESFKVSTFLSTNDTEVFVMNQDGTEIVFPGNTNKNTPVTTIFPAAVHARIVRIICLTAGDDVYVLRFEILGCKM; encoded by the exons ATGGAAAGTGATGAGATATTAGATGCCGATATTACAGCGTCGGCGACAAAAGAGGGGTACACAGCCACGGACGCAAGGCTGAATGGCATTGGTGCCTGGGCAGCAGATGATTTTACGATTGAGTGGATTCAAGCTGACATAG GTTACCAGACTTATGTTTCGGGTGTAATAACTCAAGGTGATGGCAATGACGGGAGTTGGAACAGTTGGGTAGAGTCATTTAAAGTGTCAACTTTCTTGAGTACTAATGACACCGAGGTGTTTGTTATGAATCAAGATGGAACCGAGATA GTTTTCCCGGGCAACACCAACAAAAATACGCCAGTGACAACAATTTTTCCTGCAGCAGTTCATGCACGTATTGTACGCATCATTTGTCTGACGGCGGGGGATGACGTTTATGTATTACGATTTGAAATACTGGGATGTAAAATGTAA
- the LOC140169716 gene encoding uncharacterized protein — MELSDIVLRRISTNLGTKWEKLASYLEFTQAEIEQFVMESTVKGTENAIYTMLVAWREKQPVGTTDYWKKLKNALEKCGRCDIADIIHADLQTNTSEEESNNEVVSRDTNLFLHSPDTGDNTDLTCSTTPAINVTGTLNIYSGDSQTIIQGDQFNQTRLVSPKAQLDDIHSSLTSKLETKPELFEDAINAFYTGYVAITSDPDIAAALINFGQSIGKEEAKEKVLPLKKWKQLKKIPKISEEYGDEFSSTTHITCHNSGEYAVVDDIRHNKGGGCYTTWRRVHAFGEDGSQRFVLNSNKAPEMANGLLNAISGVAVTKQGYYAITDCTAQVKLFDTKGQNVGGFSVSEESEGEHEAHATCIAVNSNGEIYVGDFKEQVITIHNADDFTKMREIYVSIKPSRITINKYSQICVVTTEWFPNSGWFRKAVIFDHSGNEILTLSPTIWGKNAMPLCVVYDEDDMLLLGVFDRSINRGGHVHRYGKTGEFLDCIIKGIAGSPSAIALKSNTLAIAVGKSVLIYKGDG; from the exons ATGGAACTAAGTGACATTGTTTTGCGCCGCATTTCTACTAACTTGGGGACTAAATGGGAGAAGCTTGCGAGCTATCTAGAATTTACACAAGCTGAAATTGAACAGTTTGTGATGGAATCAACTGTAAAAGGCACGGAGAATGCTATATATACCATGCTAGTAGCATGGAGGGAAAAACAGCCTGTTGGGACAACCGATTATTGGAAGAAACTCAAGAATGCTTTGGAGAAATGTGGCAGATGTGATATTGCCGATATCATTCATGCAG ATTTACAGACGAACACGTCAGAGGAAGAAAGTAACAATGAAGTAGTTTCCAGAGACACGAACTTGTTTTTACATAGTCCTGACACTGGCGATAATACAGATCTTACATGTAGTACAACACCTGCCATCAATGTTACAGGAACGCTTAATATTTACAGCGGTGATAGCCAAACTATAATTCAAGGAGACCAATTTAATCAAACGAGACTTG TCTCTCCAAAAGCACAGCTGGACGACATTCACTCTTCTTTGACCAGCAAGTTGGAAACCAAGCCCGAGTTATTTGAGGACGCCATCAACGCCTTCTATACTGGCTACGTTGCTATAACCTCTGACCCTGATATAGCAGCAGCTCTTATCAATTTTGGCCAATCAATTG GAAAGGAGGAAGCCAAAGAGAAAGTCTTACCACTCAAAAAATGGAAACAGCTGAAGAAAATTCCTAAAATCAGTGAGGAATATGGTGACGAATTCTCTTCAACTACACATATTACATGTCATAACTCAGGGGAATATGCAGTGGTCGATGATATAAGACACAACAAAGGAGGAGGTTGTTACACCACTTGGCGAAGGGTACATGCATTTGGAGAAGACGGGTCGCAACGGTTTGTTCTCAACTCAAATAAAGCTCCAGAGATGGCCAACGGATTGTTAAACGCGATCTCTGGTGTAGCAGTTACCAAACAAGGATATTACGCTATTACGGATTGCACAGCGCAAGTTAAGCTCTTTGAcactaaaggtcaaaatgttgGCGGTTTTAGCGTATCGGAAGAAAGCGAAGGTGAACATGAAGCACATGCTACATGTATCGCGGTAAATTCAAACGGGGAAATCTACGTAGGTGACTTCAAGGAACAGGTTATAACGATACACAATGCTGATGATTTCACCAAAATGAGAGAAATATACGTAAGTATCAAACCCAGCCGCATAACGATAAACAAATACAGTCAGATTTGTGTGGTCACCACTGAATGGTTTCCAAATTCTGGCTGGTTTCGCAAAGCTGTTATTTTCGACCACTCCGGGAATGAGATTTTAACACTTTCTCCTACAATTTGGGGCAAGAATGCGATGCCTCTGTGTGTCGTTTACGATGAAGATGATATGTTGCTACTAGGTGTTTTCGATAGATCAATAAATAGAGGAGGTCATGTTCATCGATACGGTAAGACGGGAGAATTCTTAGATTGCATCATCAAGGGAATTGCAGGATCACCCAGTGCAATTGCGTTAAAAAGCAATACCCTAGCAATTGCTGTTGGTAAATCAGTTTTAATATATAAAGGGGATGGATAA